Genomic window (bacterium):
ACCCCCTGGTGAACTAAACAACCAAAACACTATCCAAGCGGAAATTACCCAACCGCTAACCTGCGTCAGCTTCACCCATTCCGGGCTTGACGTCAAGTCCGCCGTTCAGGTAAATGATGTAGAAGTCTCCCCAGCCGTCGCCTTCAGTCCAAGGCTTGTACTGATTGGCAGCGTTGTAGGGGTTACGCTCTTGGCCGTTCGTCAGATATCCGCAACGCATTTTGTGCGATGCGGCCGAGTTGAACGGACTTGCATTGGGTGTATCCCTGTCAACGTCGAATCCCTTGTTTGTCGCGGAACCGACGCATCCAAGGTCGTAACCGGTAACGTCATTGGAGAAAATCTCGTAAGCCGTGTCGATTTGGCCGCCAAGCCACTGGGTAACTGTTCCCCATCCGTTACCAGTGTCTCTCCACTGCCAATAAAGGTGCTCCCCGTTAGTCGCCTGGTCGCCGAAACGCGGGTGGTACCAAAAGCCTCCGGGATAGTTGAGGGCGACTTCGTTCTGCTGTGTAGTCAGAACCATGTTGATCAGCACGCCTTCACCGTACGGGTTGAGGCCGAACATCAACTTGCCGTCAACTCCGCCGTAGGCGTACCACCATTGCCATCCCCGTTCGGCGCCGTTTTGGCCGTATTCCCAAGCCTGGCTGTCGCCGGTGAACGGATTCTTGGGATACTTGGTCATGTAGCCCTCAAATATAAGGGCGTCGCCCATTGGAACGTTCCTATCGGTCCCGTACACGAAGTTGTCATACGGGTTGCGGCCGTTTGTACTCCAGCCACCGTAGTACTTGCCATACCGGGCCCAGACCGTGCCGATGTTGATTAGCGCGTCCCCGCCGTAAAGATAGAAGGGGTAAAGACCCTCGTTGTCCGTGGAGTAACGCTCCAGGGACAACTGGATGGAGTGAAGGTTTTGCTTCACTTCCGCTTCCTTGGCCTTTTCCTTAATCTTCAGAAAGTTGGGGAGGGCGATGGCAACCAAAATCCCGATGATGACGATCACCACCAGGAGTTCGATTAGTGTAAAACCGTTGCTACGCTTGAACACTTGACCCTTCACCTCCTGCAAAATGTAGGGATTGGATGGTTTAGTTGCCCACCAACACCCAGCCCGAGACCGGATTCGGGCTGCTTCCCCGGTGGCACAAGGCAACTCATCTTATTATATCGGACACTTTCGGGTTTGTCAAATATCATGGCCCAAAAAAGCCGCCAAAAAGAAAAATTTTTTTCGGCGGCCCTGACGCCCGCCAAGCTGTTCCCTCAAGCCTAGATGGTGTCGTACGTTTCCTTCAAAACCTGCGCCGCCTTGGCCAGACCGTCCATCTCGGCGGCTTCGATTTCGAAATCCAAGTATCCCTCGACTCCGCTCTTCCCCACCACCGTGGGCAAAGACAGGGCAATACCGGAGATTCCGTACTTGCCATCTGGATCCGTGGAAATGGGCAACACGGCCTTGCTGTCGGTGGCGATGGCTTTTACCACCTCGGTTATGCTGATTCCGACGGCCCAGCCCGCTCCGCCTTTCTTTCTGATGACCTCCGCGCCGCTTTTTTTTGTCTCTTCAAACACCGCTTCGATGTCGGACATCGAAACGCTCCTTAAGCAGCGGAACAGAATGCCGCCGTAGGAAGCCTGGCTCCAAAGAGGTACCATTGCATCGCCGTGCTCGCCGACTATGTAGGCATTAACGTCCAGGGGATTCCATCCAAACTTCGCCGCCAAAAGGCTCCTGAACCTGACCATGTCCAGGACATTTCCAAGGCCGAATACCTTTGTGCGTGAAACGCCGCTTTTCACCAAAGCGCGGTAGGTTAAAACATCCACGGGATTCGAGACGACGAAAATCATCGCGCCGGGGGCGTACTTGACTATACCCTCGATCGTTTCGTCCAGAATTCCGACATTGACCCGGATCAAGTCCAAACGGCTTTGGTCGGGCTTTCGCCGACTCCCCGCCGTGATAACGACTATATCCGCCCCGGCAACCTTGGAAATGTCGCCGCTGTCGAAAGTGACATTACCGACCAGCGAAGTGGCATGCCTCAAGTCCAGCGCTTCGCCGTCAGCAACGTCGGTCAATACATCTACCAGCACAATTTCGCGGGCGTAGCCGGAAAGAAAAAGCGAAATCGCAAAGTTGATTCCGACGCGCCCTGCGCCTCCAACAATCGCAACTTTCATTTCAAGCCCCAAAAAGTGGATTTGCCACCGCATTATACTTCGGGCAAATCCTCCCTTGCAGCAGACATGCCAGTTCGTGAAAAAAATCCCCGGGTTTCCCCGGGGATTGATGAATACATAAGCAAGCCTGAAACTACGGAATAAATACATCCGTATCAATCTTAGTTTCGGTGGTTGCGGGGTCGTAGTGGACCGGCAGGACAAACGTACGGTAATTAGCATCGGCATCAACGAAGATCCTAAGATCGCCGCCGTTGCCGTTCTCGAAGAGCACGTATTGAGCGCACCAAGGCTTCACGATTTGAGGAGGCGAATCCACCGGATAGTATTCAGGGGTCCGTGGGAAACGATGAACGTTTACGCCGGGCAAAACATCGCTTGTTTCGCCGATACGCCCCTTCATGTCAAAGGTGGCATAGCGGAACCTCGGGTCTCCAAGCGGAACCCTTTCGATGTACTCATCCAAAGTTTCATCATCGTTCATCGGAGGCACATCAAGCCCGTCTATATAGTTCGCCAGAATCCACTTTTCAAAAGTGAATCTCGGGGTTTCGCCGGTTGCCTGCTGAAGCCTGTCGAGAATGTTGCCGGGCGTAGTGTAAAAGTACCGGATGGTGCCCGGTCCGTAATGTTCGAGAACGTAAAGCATGTAAAGGAACCAAGTGGCGTATAGAGTGCTTTGGTTCTGGTCGATCGAAACGTCGTTGTACATCGCGTTGACTTCCGGATTGGCCATGAACTCCTCGAGCTGGTTGCGGAA
Coding sequences:
- a CDS encoding malate dehydrogenase, with the translated sequence MKVAIVGGAGRVGINFAISLFLSGYAREIVLVDVLTDVADGEALDLRHATSLVGNVTFDSGDISKVAGADIVVITAGSRRKPDQSRLDLIRVNVGILDETIEGIVKYAPGAMIFVVSNPVDVLTYRALVKSGVSRTKVFGLGNVLDMVRFRSLLAAKFGWNPLDVNAYIVGEHGDAMVPLWSQASYGGILFRCLRSVSMSDIEAVFEETKKSGAEVIRKKGGAGWAVGISITEVVKAIATDSKAVLPISTDPDGKYGISGIALSLPTVVGKSGVEGYLDFEIEAAEMDGLAKAAQVLKETYDTI
- a CDS encoding prepilin-type N-terminal cleavage/methylation domain-containing protein, producing the protein MLQEVKGQVFKRSNGFTLIELLVVIVIIGILVAIALPNFLKIKEKAKEAEVKQNLHSIQLSLERYSTDNEGLYPFYLYGGDALINIGTVWARYGKYYGGWSTNGRNPYDNFVYGTDRNVPMGDALIFEGYMTKYPKNPFTGDSQAWEYGQNGAERGWQWWYAYGGVDGKLMFGLNPYGEGVLINMVLTTQQNEVALNYPGGFWYHPRFGDQATNGEHLYWQWRDTGNGWGTVTQWLGGQIDTAYEIFSNDVTGYDLGCVGSATNKGFDVDRDTPNASPFNSAASHKMRCGYLTNGQERNPYNAANQYKPWTEGDGWGDFYIIYLNGGLDVKPGMGEADAG